One segment of Coffea arabica cultivar ET-39 chromosome 7c, Coffea Arabica ET-39 HiFi, whole genome shotgun sequence DNA contains the following:
- the LOC113698210 gene encoding DExH-box ATP-dependent RNA helicase DExH17-like isoform X4, with protein sequence MRNIQDADIILTTPEKFDAVTRYRIKDGGLGFFGDIALVLIDEVHLLNDPRGAALEAIVSRIKMLARKTEMKSSPLAHVRFLAISATIPNIDDLAEWLMVPNQGIKRFGEEMRPVKLTTKVLGYTPAKNDFLFEKRLQNYIFDILMQYSRGKSALVFCSTRKGAQEAAQRLAQIAMTYGHSNPFTKSREQEERLRDASLSCSDKQMQSYILYGVGYHNGGLSMKDRNLIEGLFLNGDLQILCTTNTLALGVNLPAHTVVIKSTQHFNKEKGKYMEYDRSMILQMCGRAGRPPFDDTGTVIIMTRKETVHLYENLLNGCEMVESQMLPCMTEHLTAEIVQLTISDITKAIEWMKCSYLYVRMKKNPEIYSVKKGLPANRIEKHMQEICVQKINELSRYQMIWTDEDGFLLKPLEPGKLMTKYYLKFDTMKHIMLAPANCSIEDALHIICRAEEFAWIQLRRNEKRLLNDINIDKDGRLRFHIHDDKGKVKKRVQTREEKIFILANDCLTGDPLVHDLSMSQDMNSICANGCRIAKCMKDYFIHKKNYKGALNSSLLAKSLHQKLWDDSPYLLKQLPGIGLVTAKALHSMGVNSFETFSGADPRKIEMVTGRKFPFGNHIKESLLSLPPKVEMKFEETTCQKQGKSQLVVTLTRLSESAQLTKRYYADMIVSIEDDNVILFHEKIRVDEFLSPYSAIILLPSQHQGKLTVNADLMFEEFLGIDIHQSIIIRKENDFNAAHKHASKYAYTPQHKDVCIIKDGNDCPSQALAGVPNSNESKEPADNMPTFRLLDEDSDEGASRVDTEDDECKIITEKTVFDHIREKAKTFPALEISNNACSPSLETLTLIRKRTREKQLELDNSFEILEEKGTSKDSHEILVIPTAASGDLEPFVDKDASPGNFLVSNTGNCRPVREDFEPETLDEGSIFDHIRKKAKTFPLLGNLKATEFKNRSNHFNSGNEGTEVRSLYEALQDPVIISHPDALRRIPTAKGVTEQEDFLFSGNSRDIGDKIAIDSKATLNISKEARSNEELAPGIPLVRRLVKPVACTESYQPLPSSQALLHRQCSLFVKSGEVKKENSFLGFESVFSFL encoded by the exons ATGAGGAACATACAGGATGCAGACATTATTCTTACCACCCCTGAG AAGTTTGATGCTGTAACTCGTTATCGCATAAAAGATGGGGGCTTGGGCTTTTTTGGTGATATAGCCCTTGTGCTTATAGACGAAGTTCATCTGTTGAATGATCCTCGTGGAGCAGCTTTGGAAGCAATAGTTAGTCGGATCAAAATGCTTGCTCGCAAAACTGAAATGAAATCAAGTCCCCTAGCCCATGTCCGCTTTCTTGCTATATCTGCTACCATTCCAAATATTGATGATCTTG CTGAATGGTTAATGGTTCCCAATCAAGGAATTAAAAG GTTTGGGGAAGAAATGAGGCCTGTAAAGTTGACTACCAAAGTCTTGG GATACACCCCAGCAAAAAACGACTTCTTGTTTGAGAAG CGGCTTCAGAACTACATATTCG ATATACTAATGCAATATTCTAGAGGGAAATCTGCACTTGTCTTTTGCTCAACTAGAAAAGGAGCACAAGAAGCAGCTCAACGACTGGCACAAATAGCAATGACCTATGGTCATTCAAACCCTTTCACCAAAAGCAGAGAACAAGAGGAAAGGCTAAGGGATGCTTCACTATCATGCAGTGACAAACAAATGCAATCTTACATCCTCTATGGTG TTGGTTATCACAATGGCGGACTTTCCATGAAGGATCGGAACCTTATAGAAGGTCTTTTCTTGAATGGCGATCTGCAAATTCTCTGCACAACAAATACGCTTGCCCTCGGAGTCAACCTACCAGCTCACACTGTAGTAATTAAGTCAACCCAGCACTT taacaaggaaaaggggaaataTATGGAATATGACCGATCCATGATACTGCAG ATGTGTGGAAGGGCAGGCCGTCCTCCATTTGATGACACTGGGACAGTTATAATCATGACCAGGAAAGAAACG GTACATTTGTATGAAAATCTGTTGAATGGATGTGAAATGGTGGAATCACA AATGCTTCCATGCATGACAGAGCACCTAACTGCCGAGATAGTTCAACTGACCATCTCAGATATAACAAAGGCAATTGAATGGATGAAATGCTCATATTTGTATGTGAGAATGAAAAAG AACCCTGAGATTTATTCAGTGAAGAAAGGGCTCCCTGCTAACCGCATTGAGAAGCATATGCAAG AAATTTGTGTTCAAAAGATTAATGAGTTATCACGCTATCAAATGATCTGGACTGACGAAGACGGTTTCCTATTAAAGCCACTAG AGCCTGGAAAGTTGATGACAAAATATTATCTGAAATTTGATACAATGAAGCATATTATGCTGGCACCTGCAAACTGCAGTATAGAAGATGCACTTCACATAATTTGCCGTGCAGAAGAATTTGCCT GGATACAACTCAGGCGCAATGAGAAGAGACTATTAAATGACATAAACATTGACAAAGATGGTCGGCTCCGCTTTCATATCCATGATGATAAAGGAAAAGTGAAGAAGCGGGTTCAAACCAGAGAAGAAAAGATATTCATTCTGGCAAATGACTGCCTGACTGGGGATCCTTTAGTACATGATTTATCAATGAGCCAG GACATGAACTCTATATGCGCAAATGGGTGTAGAATTGCAAAGTGCATGAAAGACTACTTTATCCATAAAAAGAATTATAAGGGTGCACTAAATTCATCACTTCTGGCAAAATCTTTACATCAGAAACTCTGGGATGATAGTCCATACTTGCTGAAACAATTACCAGGCATTGGGTTGGTGACTGCTAAG GCACTTCACTCAATGGGCGTAAattcttttgaaaccttttctGGTGCCGATCCAAGGAAGATAGAGATGGTCACCGGTAGAAAATTCCCTTTTGGTAACCACATTAAGGAGTCGTTGCTATCTCTGCCACCAAAGGTTGAGATGAAATTTGAGGAGACCACGTGCCAAAAGCAAGGGAAGTCCCAGCTAGTGGTAACACTAACGAGGCTATCAGAATCTGCACAACTAACTAAACGATATTATGCTGACATG ATAGTTAGCATTGAAGATGACAACGTTATCCTGTTCCATGAAAAGATAAG AGTGGATGAATTTTTGAG CCCATATAGTGCGATAATTCTACTACCAAGCCAGCATCAAGGAAAACTGACTGTAAATGCCGATCTCATGTTTGAAGAATTCC TTGGTATTGATATTCATCAAAGCATCATAATAAGAAAGGAGAATGACTTCAATGCTGCTCACAAGCATGCATCCAAGTATGCTTACACCCCTCAGCATAAAGATGTGTGCATCATAAAAGATGGCAATGATTGTCCATCTCAAGCACTAGCTGGAGTGCCTAATTCCAATGAATCCAAAGAACCGGCAGATAATAT GCCCACTTTCAGACTTCTAGATGAAGACTCAGACGAAG GTGCATCTCGTGTCGACACCGAGGATGATGAATGCAAGATTATCACTGAAAAAACAGTATTTGACCACATACGAGAGAAGGCTAAGACTTTTCCTGCTTTGGAAATCTCCAACAATGCATGTTCCCCCTCACTTGAGACGTTAACACTCATCAGAAAGCGAACTCGTGAGAAGCAACTTGAACTTGATAATTCCTTTGAGATCCTGGAAGAAAAGGGTACAAGTAAAGATTCTCACGAGATTCTGGTTATTCCAACCGCTGCATCAGGTGACCTGGAACCATTCGTTGACAAAGATGCATCTCCAGGCAATTTTCTTGTGAGCAACACAG GTAACTGTCGTCCTGTACGTGAAGATTTTGAACCTGAAACACTTGATGAAGGATCAATTTTTGACCATATACGAAAAAAAGCTAAAACCTTCCCACTGCTTGGAAATTTGAAGGCTACTGAATTCAAGAATAGGTCTAATCATTTTAATTCTGGAAATGAGGGAACTGAAGTCCGTAGTCTTTATGAAGCCCTGCAAGATCCTGTGATTATTTCACATCCAGATGCCCTGAGAAGAATACCAACCGCTAAAGGAGTTACAGAGCAGGAAGACTTTCTGTTTTCTGGCAACTCGAGAGACATTGGTGACAAAATAGCTATTGATTCCAAAGCTACACTAAATATTAGCAAAGAGGCAAGATCAAATGAAGAGCTTGCTCCTGGGATTCCGTTGGTAAGAAGACTAGTGAAACCTGTAGCTTGCACAGAGAGCTACCAGCCtctaccatcttctcaagcTTTACTTCACAGACAGTGTTCTTTATTTGTGAAATCGGGGGAGGTCAAGAAAGAAAATTCCTTCCTAGGATTTGAAAGTGTGTTTTCGTTTCTTTAA